The following are encoded in a window of Procambarus clarkii isolate CNS0578487 chromosome 33, FALCON_Pclarkii_2.0, whole genome shotgun sequence genomic DNA:
- the LOC138370741 gene encoding uncharacterized protein, which translates to MSTAKNVKATLTGMKGHLTRQIKKCQDLSNQTPVNYVKLEGHYKVAQTKYQHVLLQILKYQDILATTNINIQWTDVIQENADYEDAMHTKLQHFDNLITIHKANTIIAATASQNQTQPEVKLPSLSLPTFFGTEDESWDNFWNKFVDSVDSYANVAKTTKFIYLQGVLKDEALQVVCNLNFTDDGYDNAVQLLKDNYVKPERTIRLLTQKLLDINPPDIKGLHSIIESQRDNPDGKVTSKPSFTTNSKQQSTNSTPNKSKTTSPSPKWKQGSVGTYAVGPSKPTVNVLPKPVTPQDAVNVWKPCVFCEQPHSICHCKAYPDHATCIKRFKELHKCTKCIRVHNPDTCTTQVRTCNRCHKGQHHTALCGNSSTKSPKPQEEEGTPTSVQLCTVLPDISVFSTRSDHKSALPTAQLIIKNGESKATVRGLFDQGSQMIFIPKELVDALKLKPV; encoded by the exons ATGTCTACTGCCAAAAATGTAAAAGCGACCCTCACTGGTATGAAGGGCCACTTAACCCGACAGATCAAAAAATGTCAGGATTTAAGTAATCAAACTCCAGTTAATTATGTAAAATTGGAAGGCCATTATAAGGTTGCACAGACCAAATATCAACATGTGCTTTTACAGATACTGAAATATCAGGATATCCTCGCAACCACCAATATCAATATTCAATGGACGGATGTAATACAAGAAAATGCAGATTACGAAGATGCAATGCATacaaagttacaacactttgACAATTTAATAACCATACATAAGGCCAATACAATTATTGCAGCCACAGCTTCCCAAAACCAGAcacaaccagaagtcaaattaccatcactcagtctcccaactttttttggtacagaggacgagagttgggacaacttctggaacaaatttgtcgattctgtggattcttatgccaatgtagcaaagacaacaaaatttatatatttgcAAGGTGTCTTAAAGGATGAAGCATTACAGGTGGTCTGTAATCTGAACTTTACTGATGACGGTTATGACAATGCCGTACAGCTCCTTAAGGATAATTATGTTAAGCCAGAAAGGACTATCAGACTTCTAACCCAGAAGCTGTTGGATATTAACCCTCCAGATA TAAAAGGTTTGCATTCCATAATAGAAAGTCAAAGAGATAACCCAGATGGAAAAGTGACATCTAAACCTTCGTTTaccactaatagtaaacaacagagtacaaacagtactccaaacaaatctaaaacaacttccccctccccaaagtggaaacaaggcagtgtaggcacatatgcagttggtccctccaaacctacagttaatgtGTTACCCAAACCGGTGACTCCCCAAGATGCTGTTAATGTCTGGAAACCATGTGTGTTCTGTGAACAACCACATTCCATATGCCATTGCAAAGCTTACCCCGATCATGCTACATGCATAAAACGATTCAAGGAGTTACATAAATGTACAAAGTGTATAAGGGTACATAATCCCGACACCTGTACAACTCAAGTACGCACCTGCAATAGGTGCCATAAaggtcaacaccatacagcactgtGTGGGAACTCAAGtacaaagtctcccaaaccacaggaggaggaaggaactcccacttcagtacagctttgtactgtgttacctgacataagtgtcttctcaacaaggtctgatcataaatcagctctacccaCTGCTCAATTGATCATTAAAAATGGAGAGTCCAAAGCtaccgtacgtggattatttgaccaaggatcccaaatgatttttataccaaaggagttggtagatgcCCTGAAACTCAAACCTGTATGA